In the genome of Raphanus sativus cultivar WK10039 chromosome 4, ASM80110v3, whole genome shotgun sequence, one region contains:
- the LOC108851849 gene encoding UPF0725 protein At2g20625 — MSGTQGWSPLQEEAILDSIVSENSDDEYDSDNTNLPEAVVEAMAARNEILAKKNQLMRRMMEREQAYSIERVVEILDGLPGVRKWSPFYCAALDHLIAGAANRQGLIAFPSAEDKIRYLEHRIKRKLDV; from the coding sequence ATGTCGGGGACACAAGGGTGGAGCCCTCTGCAAGAAGAGGCAATTTTAGATTCCATAGTGAGCGAAAACAGCGACGATGAGTATGATTCCGACAACACAAATTTGCCTGAAGCGGTTGTGGAGGCTATGGCTGCACGTAACGAGATTCTCGCAAAGAAGAATCAATTGATGAGACGGATGATGGAGCGCGAGCAAGCATATAGCATAGAGCGTGTGGTTGAGATCCTAGATGGTTTGCCTGGAGTGAGGAAGTGGTCTCCCTTTTATTGTGCAGCCCTTGATCATTTGATAGCTGGTGCAGCAAATAGACAAGGGCTTATAGCGTTTCCTAGCGCTGAAGATAAGATTCGCTATTTAGAACACAGGATTAAAAGAAAGCTTGATGTTTGA
- the LOC130510529 gene encoding uncharacterized protein LOC130510529 → MYVHNLGAQSLASLGDRLAQENEGEPVDHLRLIKTAYTNKKTGEIDDGVVRDVVTLIDSQMEQEVSQLQTEDDDSTGSTGLPRVRINQIVEASVPKKKGRLFGLARRSPSVPSASAPPPSYVDQEVLLSQMRDKDARISALESMVASQEAGWEAQRKLNEQMMAMMRSMNPNANVDFPNMPDPDFQTP, encoded by the exons atgtacgtccataacttgggtgctcagtctttagccagtctgggagatcgcttg GCGCAAGAAAATGAGGGGGAGCCGGTTGATCATCTCCGCCTAATAAAGACGGCgtataccaacaagaagaccggcgagattgatgatggtgttgtgagggatgtggtcaccctcatcgacagtcagatggaacaggaagtgtctcagcttcaaaccgaggatgacgattcgacgggatcgaccggcttgcctcgggttcggatcaaccaaatcgttgaagcg tcggttccaaagaagaagggccgtttgttcggtttggctcgtcggtctccctcggttccgtctgcttctgcaccaccaccgtcctatgttgatcaagaagtccttctgagccagatgagggacaaggatgctcgcatatctgcgctggagtccatggtggcgagtcaagaggcgggctgggaggcacagaggaagctgaacgagcaaatgatggcgatgatgaggagcatgaacccgaacgccaacgtCGACTTCCCGAACATGCCAGACCCGGACTTCCAAACCccgtag
- the LOC130511326 gene encoding uncharacterized protein LOC130511326 — protein sequence MQRLLPFAFKELLPRNVHEAIAGISAFFRDLCARSVTLEGIENLKTNIAMIQCNLEKIFPPSFFDVMEHLVIHLARELELGGPVQYRWMYLYERYMFHLKKMVKNLSRVEGSIVAQMINEEISNFAEYYFPAEVQTKNRRPARHDDRGERATYHVTVPDIFTDVGRLSGKSKDRRLTEQERSHLQTYLLTNCEDVLQYERIFMAEKRFEYRYATEAELEEMKQREFAGWMFTYVSAGLARGETFDDWIREMVVGPNYVVKSYPRFCTRGYAFTTEKTKRSRTTYDAGVCSASGDDVYYGHIHEILEIKYLGLLGLRCTVFYCDWHDITPDRGVRTDAFGVTSVNSRRKLQYYDPFILASQADQVCYIKYPRIRNRDDPWVTVTRFNPRGRVQGSSELEDPLQPITSSSKGDGPDGLAGVE from the exons atgcagcgcttacttccgtttgctttcaaggaactattaccacgaaatgttcatgaagcaatagcagggataagtgctttcttccgcgatttatgcgccagatcagtgactcttgaaggtattgaaaatctgaagactaacatagccatgattcagtgcaaccttgagaagatatttcctccctcattttttgatgttatggagcatcttgttattcacctggcaagagaattggaacttggtggtcctgtgcagtatagatggatgtatctgtatgagcggtatatgttccatttgaagaagatggtgaaaaatctaagtagggtggaaggttctatagtcgcacagatgatcaatgaagaaatttcaaactttgctgAGTACTACTTTCCAGCAGAAGTTCAGACCAAAAACAGAAGACCTGCACGGCACGATGATAGAGGCGAACGGGCAACATACCATGTTACGGTTCCTGACATTTTcacagatgttggacgacttagcggaaaatcaaaggaccgtcgacttactgagcaggagcgcagtcatttgcaaacatatttgctcaccaactgcgaagatgttcttcaatatgagag GATTTTCATGGCAGAAAAGCGGTTCGAATATAGATACGCTACAGAGGCAGAACTAGAAGAAATGAAGCAAAGagaatttgctggatggatgtttacttat gtgtctgctggtttggccagaggtgaaacatttgacgattggatacgcgagatggtggttggaccaaactatgttgtgaagtcatatccgagattttgtactcgaggatatgcattcacaactGAAAAGACGAAACGTTCGCGTACGACCTATGATGCTGGCGTTTGTTCTGCATCGGGAGATGATGTATACTACGGACACATACATGAGATTTTGGAAATCAAGTATTTAGGCCTGCTTGGATTGCGCTGTACtgttttctattgtgattggcACGACATCACTCCAGATCGAGGTGTGAGAACAGATGCATTTGGTGTTACATCAGTTAATTCGAGACGAAAGCtgcaatattatgatcctttcattcttgcttctcaggcCGATCAG gtttgttatatcaaGTACCCCCGGATAAGAaacagagatgatccatgggtTACTGTTACCAGATTCAACCCGAGAGGCCGAGTTCAGGGGAGTTCTGAGCTGGAAGACCCACTACAACCAATCACATCCA gttccaaAGGGGATGGACCCGACGGTCTGGCGGGAGTTGAGTGA
- the LOC108837194 gene encoding ethylene-responsive transcription factor ERF042, translating into MNIKTLSLHLEDEPPSPTRCETETSEEKASPQSPSTLSEELGEIVELPTLDNELKKDLALFDSLEGLDWMPPWLEATQEEFTYPLFQESLWKYE; encoded by the coding sequence ATGAATATCAAAACATTATCGCTTCATCTCGAGGATGAACCGCCATCTCCAACTAGATGTGAGACTGAGACTAGCGAAGAAAAGGCGTCGCCCCAGTCTCCATCTACGCTTTCAGAGGAGCTAGGAGAAATAGTGGAGTTGCCGACTTTGGACAACGAGTTGAAGAAAGATTTGGCGTTGTTCGACTCGTTGGAAGGGCTAGACTGGATGCCTCCATGGTTAGAGGCTACCCAAGAAGAGTTTACGTACCCACTTTTCCAAGAAAGCTTGTGGAAATATGAGTAA
- the LOC130510936 gene encoding probable transcriptional regulatory protein At2g25830: MNKNKGLVLGIGYYTSYTSFPSLLNSSLSISTMASSHCTMRGAVGVLLLRFSTNGVVSSTRSILNSGRRNHHRLLTIPSSLSSLSSISTHTTSNFTRGQNSIKPQQVRKIWISSPLCMGRRSSKIAGRKGAQDSKKAKLYCRIGKEVVSAVRKGGPNPVSNTVLATILEKAKDLDVPKDIVERNIKRASEKGQEDFIEKIYEVYGYGGVSMVVEVLTDKINRSVAAVRSVVKDYGGKMADSGSVMFKFRRVRVVNIKVTEADKDQLFIIALDAGAEDVIDPPSYEDDTDEDREERYYKIVTSNENYSTVLAKLRDEGVNFEPDNGSELLPLTTVEVDDEAMELNKELMQKLLELDDVDAVYIDQK, from the exons ATGAACAAAAACAAAGGTTTGGTTTTGGGAATCGGATACTATACTAGTTATACCTCATTTCCCTCTCTTCTCAACTCATCTCTATCCATCTCTACAATGGCGTCGTCCCACTGCACGATGAGAGGTGCTGTTGGAGTACTCCTCCTCCGATTCTCCACCAATGGAGTCGTCTCTTCCACCAGATCCATTCTCAACTCCGGAAgaagaaaccatcatcgtcttCTCACCATCCCcagctctctctcctctctctcctcaaTCTCCACTCACACCACTTCCAACTTCACCCGCGGGCAGAACAGCATCAAGCCTCAGCAAGTCAGAAAGATTTGGATATCTTCTCCTCTTTGTATGGGTCGTCGCTCTTCCAAAATCGCTGGCCGAAAG GGGGCTCAAGATTCAAAGAAGGCGAAGCTATACTGTAGGATTGGCAAGGAGGTTGTATCTGC TGTCAGGAAAGGGGGTCCAAACCCAGTGTCCAATACAGTTCTAGCTACCATACTTGAGAAAGCAAAAGACCTAGATGTACCCAAGGACATTGTGGAGCGTAATATTAAAAGGGCTTCTGAGAAGGGCCAAGAAGATTTTATCGAGAAGATCTATGAG GTATATGGTTATGGTGGAGTTAGTATGGTAGTCGAGGTCTTAACAGACAAAATTAATCGATCAGTTGCAGCTGTTAGATCTGTTGTTAAGGATTATGGAGGCAAAATGGCTGATTCAGGATCTGTCATGTTCAAGTTTAGACGAGTTAGGGTCGTCAACATAAAGGTCACCGAGGCTGACAAAGACCAGCTCTTTATTATTGCTCTAGATGCTGGAGCTGAGGATGTTATTGATCCCCCAAGTTATGAAGATGATACTGATGAAGATAGGGAAGAAAG GTACTACAAAATTGTAACTTCTAACGAGAACTACTCAACAGTGTTGGCGAAGCTACGCGATGAAGGAGTGAACTTTGAGCCTGACAATGGCTCTGAACTTCTCCCTCTGACTACAGTTGAG GTGGATGATGAGGCCATGGAACTGAACAAAGAGCTTATGCAGAAACTACTTGAACTTGATGATGTTGATGCTGTTTATATCGACCAAAAATGA